In a genomic window of Candidatus Methylomirabilota bacterium:
- a CDS encoding Gfo/Idh/MocA family oxidoreductase, whose protein sequence is MTALGLCIVGCGRFATFHARAARRLRVGPLSFASRDPALAEVYRRRFGGVAAFGSYEAAAADPRVGALVFCTPHSLHLDNVRLAAKHRKAVLLEKPIARTLDEADEMLAEAAAAGIPFMVAENFHFMPAFVAARRLLAAGAIGEVRQLLVSARGFRRPAGWRRRRQDVGGGILIDGGIHYIHLLQDWAGPVVQVHAVAPPNLFAEVEGEDTAFLLLRFRRGAVGSLANSLASPGLPRRQATWVSGTEGSLAVDNRGRYLWLRSRTRRGLRVFFRDLRGIRAQLADFVGAARENRPPALPAAATRRDLAVVLAAYRSIETGQPVGLPHAD, encoded by the coding sequence ATGACCGCGCTCGGGCTCTGCATCGTCGGGTGCGGGCGTTTCGCGACCTTCCACGCCCGAGCGGCGCGCCGGCTCCGGGTCGGCCCCCTCTCGTTCGCCAGCCGTGATCCCGCCCTGGCCGAGGTCTATCGCCGCCGCTTCGGAGGCGTGGCGGCGTTCGGCTCCTACGAGGCGGCGGCCGCCGACCCGCGCGTCGGGGCGCTCGTCTTCTGCACGCCGCACTCGCTCCACCTCGACAACGTCCGGCTGGCCGCCAAGCACCGGAAGGCGGTGCTCCTGGAGAAGCCGATCGCCCGCACGCTCGACGAGGCGGACGAGATGCTGGCCGAGGCCGCCGCGGCCGGCATCCCCTTCATGGTGGCCGAGAACTTCCATTTCATGCCGGCCTTCGTGGCGGCGCGCCGGCTGCTGGCGGCCGGGGCGATCGGCGAGGTTCGGCAGCTTCTCGTCTCCGCCCGCGGCTTCCGCCGGCCGGCCGGCTGGCGCCGGCGGCGCCAGGACGTCGGGGGCGGCATCCTCATCGACGGCGGCATCCACTACATCCACCTCCTCCAGGACTGGGCCGGTCCGGTCGTCCAGGTCCACGCGGTCGCTCCGCCGAACCTCTTCGCCGAGGTGGAGGGCGAGGACACAGCCTTCCTCCTGCTCCGGTTCCGGCGCGGCGCGGTCGGGTCCCTGGCCAACTCGCTGGCGAGCCCGGGACTGCCGCGGCGCCAGGCAACCTGGGTGAGTGGAACCGAGGGCTCGCTCGCCGTCGACAACCGCGGCCGCTACCTCTGGCTTCGCAGCCGAACCCGACGCGGGCTGCGCGTGTTCTTTCGGGATCTGCGCGGCATCCGCGCGCAGCTCGCCGATTTCGTGGGGGCCGCCCGGGAGAACCGCCCGCCCGCTTTGCCGGCGGCGGCGACGCGCCGGGACCTGGCGGTGGTCCTGGCGGCGTATCGCTCGATCGAGACGGGGCAGCCCGTCGGTCTGCCTCATGCGGACTGA